One Panicum virgatum strain AP13 chromosome 3N, P.virgatum_v5, whole genome shotgun sequence DNA segment encodes these proteins:
- the LOC120664169 gene encoding transcription factor MYB2-like, giving the protein MDMGMATGGGLDLDELKVLAMSPGGSAASAAAAGSEDEADLRRGPWTVEEDLLLVNYIAAHGEGRWNSLARSAGLKRTGKSCRLRWLNYLRPDVRRGNITAAEQLLILELHSRWGNRWSKIAQHLPGRTDNEIKNYWRTRVQKHAKQLRCDVNSRHFRDVVRRVWMPRLVERIQAESSGAGAGAGAGAAAEGGGQAQAAAAPAVAPASTTASAPAAYHLGPYGGHRQSADVVVPPNGYADADYYSYSEPGQAAAPAAMSPDNTSSALRSTLTDASHAAQQHHYATSAATPTNEGCGVGGKAAGPMMDGDGVVQEEDEDVFAGTRSELLATAGRDDDSNSKIGLPDFELGDFEMWSLEDLCLQQLC; this is encoded by the exons atggacatgggcATGGCCACAGGCGGCGGCTTGGACTTGGATGAGCTGAAGGTGCTGGCGATGAGCCCcgggggctcggcggcgtcggcggccgcggcgggcagcGAGGACGAGGCCGACCTGCGCCGGGGGCCCTGGACCGTCGAGGAGGACCTCCTGCTCGTCAACTACATCGCCGCCCACGGCGAGGGCCGCTGGAACTCGCTCGCGCGCTCTGCAG GCCTGAAGCGCACCGGCAAGAGCTGCCGCCTCCGGTGGCTCAACTACCTGCGCCCCGACGTGCGCCGGGGCAACAtcacggcggcggagcagctgCTCATCCTCGAGCTCCACTCGCGGTGGGGCAACCGCTGGTCCAAGATCGCGCAGCACCTCCCCGGCCGCACCGACAACGAGATCAAGAACTACTGGCGGACGCGCGTGCAGAAGCACGCCAAGCAGCTACGCTGCGACGTCAACAGCCGCCACTTCCGCGACGTCGTGCGCCGCGTCTGGATGCCCCGCCTCGTCGAGCGCATCCAGGCGGAGTCGtcaggcgccggcgccggcgctggtgcTGGTGCCGCTGCCGAAGGTGGTGGCcaggcccaggcggcggcggcgcccgcggttGCGCCGGCATCGACCACGGCCAGCGCGCCGGCCGCGTACCATCTCGGACCGTACGGCGGCCACCGGCAAAGCGCCGACGTCGTCGTCCCGCCGAATGGCTACGCCGACGCGGACTACTACAGCTACAGCGAGCCTGGccaagcggcggcgccggcagccaTGAGCCCAGACAACACCTCCAGCGCGCTGCGGTCGACGCTGACGGACGCCTCGCACGCGGCGCAGCAGCATCATTACGCCACGTCGGCCGCGACTCCGACGAACGAAGGCTGTGGGGTCGGTGGTAAGGCCGCCGGACCGATgatggacggcgacggcgtggtacaggaggaggacgaggacgtgTTCGCCGGGACCAGGTCGGAGCTCCTCGCGACCGCCGGCCGCGACGACGACTCCAACTCCAAGATCGGCCTGCCGGACTTCGAGTTGGGCGATTTTGAGATGTGGAGCCTGGAGGATCTTTGCTTACAGCAGCTGTGCTGA